Proteins co-encoded in one Luteolibacter sp. Y139 genomic window:
- a CDS encoding beta strand repeat-containing protein, which yields MNSRPKLRPHGLIESFCLVALSLLGLGPRASAQYHYFNVPSNSDCIMQDYRSPDVRGGIYDAIHEENVSSSDGGSGYFYGGYTHQNSGGTKTLVQYVCWPASGGYAPYSQQIPVFAGENMVGYPQIGEGSSCAIKGYWPQFSSSQWTRSVVRFWQPSDGTPHVGYQGMWMKEPASGNWYHLGTFMYPFAVTGVNGMSGWQENFTGYTGDYTVEHANGYYHKSGAWQRANQIQFTSRGLVTLQESNTVARSQVGPTYSSSYNVPLTVTLSGQPAAPTFDPIVVSSSSAAVYGSQLLVKWDMPLTSAPQLSYKIEVFNNSSYTGSPALTFNETEPETRQKMLNLGSITTPYVRLTITDIFYNNGTPILITPAAASLNAATSVAGTVGGLGYRYYQAASGTWTVLPDFNSLTATRQGAVAIPDATPRLRRTNYGFAYSGYFNAVSSGLYAFTLRSGDGSSLVIDGTTVINFDGLHDSTQFKSGSVALAAGKHSVELKYFRGAPPAVNTTAYNDGIGLTYEGPGIALADVPASVFSRVPGSGEPTITMSSPANNATVVNSSPGLGASVTANGATIDRVEFYMTGDKSYYPKPDKSAGYFIGQDTTAPYSLNSMVWTAPVNLVRARLVYNGGSTIDSEPITITTVNPALGAWNWNPLEMHNYSTGASVQGNTVSITGDGMNMMSRQVTGDCTLIARLADITPSTASPDGISPSSDWRAGIILRSTANTTIGEPLGNGSSTRFVALFSSVGGGTYFQDDSMRAGNGDANVWSSNLGGSNKWYKLQRTGNLFTSYVSVDGVNWTLANSITIANFGTTIHAGVFTHAMQSFNPGVHRATFDSYSLTGASVSGPASVSASPETQSVVTGLPATFSASVIGPVPASYQWQLDGVDIPGATGSTYTIASVSAGDAGSYTVTANGVTSAPATLLIASPAGSGEWTNVSGGSWATAGNWDGGAIAGGADSVADFSMLSLSANRTVSLDGSRTVGTMLFDDLASLQHSWAISRGTTGTLTLDATGTPNMAVKTATTISAVVAGTKGFNKMGDGTLVLSGSSTFTGTARVSAGTLEVQAKSGDTPYAVAQGATLKIGYSTGGGYANTNLVISGDGTAATTGFYLAGGKTYNSSGQIVLQSAPTTIRQYGSGLAKIGIFDVNGNGLWCKGEASGSVLDSNIQFVSSGYGMSVDVDPGVATATGDLVVQGGLNAGNLGFYKRGTGSILLNGAATSGNIAVKALEGSVLCGVANCLGSTAAVPVSSGATLALRGFDQTTSGALTASSGSTVSLGTGTLTVSSASLAGTLRISLNKGGSPASGKLVVSGGALAYAGSLVVDATGANAFASGDSFQLFSATGYSGSFTSVSLPQLPVGLIWNTVDLVTSGSISIGLAGTSQWNGAGGDSQWSTAANWNGIAPGNGQVITFSGTTRPTSTNDLLTSVGRIVFANGGFSLSGNAVTLQWGLLNQAGNNAWSIASTLVAPQSFTSDAGTLTVSGTVANGGNTLTLDGAGNLTISGVVSGVGGLVKSGAGTASVSVQQTFTGGTVVNGGVLNLSGGGGGSGTIRGTVTVNTGGTLRLSTGDATGYNGGASALTSINVNGGTLNVNTVSNQTLGSAALNLTGGSITGVAGGNIDFFGGGSSLNTFASPVTSTISGVTLSPLRQGSTTFTVAAGSTVSGIDLDISSVLKTAGSGDAAAATLIKAGAGVLALSATNTYAKPTVVNAGTLLVNGSTAAGSAVTVNTGATLGGSGNVKGATSIAAGGILSPGFNSIASFSITNMLSLAGTTRMELGKTGVTLSNDKVLGLTTVTYGGTLEVVSNGPAALAAGDSFQLFSATTRSGSFATINLPVLASGLVWNTSGLATSGTIVVRALPLAVDDSATIAEDNVATIAVKANDSDADGDSLTIVSVTQGAHGTAAISGNNVTYTPAANWSGTDAFTYTISDSHEGNAVATVTVTVTPVNDAPVFTADPITGSGATEGVAYTGSLAGLATDVDGSSLTYSKTAGPAWLAVAADGTLSGTPGAGDTGSNSFTVRVEDASHAYDLATLQIEVVAAAVDPYGHWASGSLTAGVNDGKEQDPDGDGMANLGEFAFNLNPVSGVNEGKIVAKPAVIGGGQCVVITLPVRNGAEFHGTVAQVSDPMDGVTYQIEGSPDCGTWNVSITELTGPAADPFKAGMPVLDGGWSYRCFRTAENLPKCFVRAKVTESP from the coding sequence ATGAACTCTCGTCCCAAGCTGCGGCCTCATGGCCTGATCGAATCATTTTGCCTCGTGGCTCTCTCGCTTCTGGGCCTGGGGCCGAGGGCGAGCGCGCAGTACCACTACTTCAATGTCCCGAGTAACTCCGACTGCATCATGCAGGACTATCGGTCACCGGACGTGCGTGGCGGGATCTACGATGCCATCCACGAGGAGAACGTGAGCAGCTCCGATGGTGGCTCGGGTTACTTCTACGGCGGCTACACTCACCAGAACAGCGGAGGGACCAAGACGCTGGTGCAGTATGTGTGCTGGCCGGCAAGCGGCGGCTATGCGCCGTATTCCCAGCAGATCCCGGTGTTCGCGGGGGAGAACATGGTGGGGTATCCACAGATCGGGGAGGGGAGCAGTTGCGCGATCAAGGGGTATTGGCCGCAGTTTTCATCCAGCCAATGGACGCGCTCGGTGGTGCGCTTCTGGCAGCCATCGGATGGCACGCCGCACGTGGGCTACCAGGGGATGTGGATGAAGGAGCCCGCGAGCGGGAATTGGTACCACCTTGGCACCTTCATGTATCCCTTCGCCGTCACCGGCGTGAACGGGATGTCCGGCTGGCAGGAAAACTTCACGGGCTACACCGGGGACTACACGGTGGAACACGCCAATGGCTACTACCACAAGAGCGGTGCGTGGCAGCGGGCGAACCAGATCCAATTCACTTCGCGGGGACTGGTGACGTTGCAGGAGAGCAATACGGTCGCGCGTTCCCAAGTGGGGCCGACTTACAGCTCATCCTACAATGTGCCTCTGACGGTGACGCTCAGCGGGCAGCCGGCAGCGCCGACGTTTGATCCGATCGTGGTCAGCAGTTCTTCCGCGGCGGTGTATGGTTCGCAGCTGCTGGTGAAGTGGGACATGCCGCTGACCAGCGCCCCTCAGCTCAGCTACAAGATCGAGGTCTTCAACAATTCCTCTTACACGGGATCGCCCGCGCTGACCTTCAACGAAACGGAGCCGGAGACGCGACAGAAGATGCTGAACCTGGGCAGCATCACGACGCCCTACGTGCGGCTGACGATCACCGACATCTTCTATAACAACGGCACGCCGATCCTGATCACGCCGGCGGCGGCTTCGCTGAATGCGGCGACGAGCGTGGCAGGTACGGTCGGCGGGCTGGGCTACCGCTACTATCAGGCGGCATCAGGAACGTGGACGGTGTTGCCGGATTTCAACTCGCTCACGGCGACGCGCCAAGGAGCGGTTGCGATTCCGGATGCGACACCACGGTTGAGGCGGACGAATTATGGGTTCGCCTATTCCGGCTATTTCAATGCGGTATCGAGCGGGCTGTATGCGTTCACGCTGCGCTCTGGAGATGGCAGCTCGCTGGTGATCGATGGGACCACGGTGATCAATTTCGACGGGCTGCATGATTCGACGCAGTTCAAGAGCGGCAGCGTCGCGCTGGCGGCGGGCAAGCACTCGGTGGAGCTGAAGTATTTCCGCGGCGCGCCGCCGGCGGTGAATACGACGGCTTACAATGATGGCATCGGCCTGACCTACGAGGGGCCGGGGATTGCGTTGGCGGATGTGCCTGCCTCGGTCTTCTCGCGGGTGCCCGGATCGGGCGAGCCGACGATCACGATGAGCTCGCCGGCTAACAATGCGACGGTGGTGAACTCGAGCCCGGGTCTGGGTGCTTCCGTCACGGCGAACGGTGCGACGATCGATCGCGTGGAGTTCTACATGACGGGCGACAAGTCCTACTACCCGAAGCCCGACAAGTCGGCAGGGTATTTCATTGGCCAGGACACGACCGCGCCCTACAGCTTGAACTCCATGGTGTGGACCGCGCCGGTGAACCTAGTGCGTGCGCGGCTGGTTTACAATGGTGGCTCCACGATCGACTCCGAGCCGATCACCATCACCACCGTCAATCCGGCGCTCGGCGCGTGGAACTGGAACCCGCTGGAGATGCACAACTACTCCACCGGTGCCAGCGTGCAGGGCAACACCGTCTCAATCACGGGCGACGGGATGAACATGATGAGCCGGCAGGTGACTGGCGATTGCACATTGATCGCGCGGCTTGCGGACATCACGCCGTCCACGGCGAGTCCGGACGGGATTTCTCCTTCCAGTGATTGGCGCGCGGGCATCATCCTGCGCAGCACGGCGAACACGACGATTGGCGAGCCCCTGGGCAATGGTAGCTCGACTCGCTTTGTGGCGCTTTTCAGCTCGGTCGGCGGTGGCACCTATTTCCAGGACGACTCGATGCGGGCGGGCAATGGCGACGCGAACGTGTGGTCCTCCAATCTGGGCGGGAGCAACAAGTGGTACAAGCTCCAGCGCACCGGGAACCTCTTCACCAGCTACGTCTCGGTGGATGGTGTGAACTGGACCCTGGCGAACAGCATCACGATCGCGAACTTCGGCACTACCATCCATGCGGGCGTCTTCACGCATGCGATGCAGTCCTTCAATCCGGGCGTCCATCGCGCGACGTTTGATTCTTACAGCCTGACCGGCGCGAGCGTGAGTGGCCCGGCGAGTGTTTCCGCGAGTCCGGAAACGCAGTCGGTGGTGACAGGCCTGCCGGCGACTTTTTCCGCTTCGGTGATTGGGCCGGTACCGGCTAGCTATCAGTGGCAGTTGGATGGCGTGGATATTCCGGGCGCGACGGGATCGACCTACACGATTGCCAGCGTGAGTGCGGGAGATGCCGGCAGCTACACGGTGACGGCCAATGGGGTGACGAGTGCTCCGGCGACGCTGCTGATCGCATCGCCGGCGGGCTCGGGCGAATGGACGAATGTGAGTGGTGGTTCATGGGCTACCGCGGGGAATTGGGATGGTGGGGCCATTGCAGGAGGAGCGGATTCGGTTGCGGATTTCAGCATGCTTTCCCTTTCTGCGAATCGGACGGTGTCCCTCGATGGCTCGCGCACGGTGGGCACGATGCTCTTTGATGACTTGGCTTCGCTGCAACACAGCTGGGCCATCAGCCGCGGCACTACCGGGACTCTCACGCTGGATGCAACCGGCACTCCGAACATGGCGGTGAAGACGGCGACGACCATCAGCGCGGTGGTGGCTGGCACAAAGGGCTTTAACAAGATGGGCGATGGCACCCTGGTGCTGAGCGGCAGCAGTACCTTCACCGGCACGGCGCGCGTGAGCGCGGGGACGCTGGAGGTCCAGGCCAAGTCGGGTGACACTCCTTATGCGGTGGCCCAGGGGGCGACCTTGAAGATCGGCTATAGCACCGGAGGTGGGTATGCGAATACGAACCTGGTGATCTCGGGCGATGGGACTGCGGCTACCACCGGCTTTTATTTGGCGGGAGGGAAGACTTACAACTCCAGCGGCCAGATCGTGCTCCAATCGGCGCCGACGACGATCCGCCAGTATGGCTCCGGCCTCGCGAAGATCGGCATTTTCGACGTCAATGGAAACGGCCTGTGGTGCAAGGGGGAAGCATCGGGTTCGGTGCTGGATTCCAACATCCAGTTCGTGAGTTCCGGCTATGGGATGTCGGTGGATGTGGATCCGGGAGTCGCGACCGCGACGGGCGATCTGGTGGTCCAAGGTGGATTGAATGCGGGCAATCTCGGCTTTTACAAGCGCGGGACCGGTTCGATTCTTCTCAATGGTGCCGCGACGTCCGGCAATATCGCGGTGAAGGCGCTGGAAGGGTCGGTGCTGTGCGGCGTAGCCAACTGCTTGGGCTCGACTGCGGCGGTGCCGGTTTCGTCGGGGGCGACCTTGGCGCTGAGGGGATTTGATCAGACGACGTCCGGCGCGCTGACGGCTTCCTCGGGTAGCACGGTTTCGCTGGGCACGGGGACGCTGACGGTTTCCAGTGCCTCGCTTGCGGGGACGTTGCGGATTTCGCTGAACAAGGGTGGGTCGCCTGCGAGCGGGAAGCTGGTTGTGAGTGGCGGTGCGCTTGCGTATGCGGGATCGCTGGTGGTGGATGCGACTGGAGCGAATGCGTTTGCTTCGGGGGATAGCTTCCAGCTGTTCAGCGCCACGGGATATTCGGGATCCTTCACTTCGGTGAGCTTGCCGCAGCTTCCGGTGGGCTTGATCTGGAACACGGTTGATCTGGTTACCTCCGGGTCGATCAGCATCGGCCTCGCGGGCACCAGCCAGTGGAACGGTGCGGGTGGTGACAGCCAATGGAGCACGGCGGCGAACTGGAATGGCATCGCACCGGGCAACGGGCAGGTGATCACTTTCTCGGGCACGACGCGCCCGACTTCGACGAATGATCTGCTGACTTCGGTGGGCCGCATCGTTTTCGCGAATGGCGGCTTCAGCCTTTCGGGAAATGCAGTGACGCTCCAGTGGGGCCTTTTGAACCAAGCGGGCAACAATGCCTGGTCGATCGCTTCCACGCTGGTGGCACCGCAGTCCTTCACGAGTGATGCGGGCACGCTCACGGTGAGTGGCACTGTTGCCAATGGCGGGAATACACTGACTCTGGATGGTGCGGGTAATCTCACGATTTCGGGTGTCGTTTCCGGAGTGGGAGGTTTGGTGAAATCCGGAGCGGGCACTGCCTCGGTATCCGTGCAGCAGACCTTCACCGGAGGAACGGTGGTCAACGGCGGCGTCCTCAATCTCAGTGGCGGCGGTGGAGGTAGCGGCACCATCCGTGGAACAGTGACCGTCAATACGGGCGGTACCCTGAGGCTCTCCACGGGCGATGCCACCGGCTACAATGGTGGCGCGAGCGCGCTGACCTCGATCAACGTCAATGGTGGCACGCTGAATGTGAACACGGTGTCGAACCAGACGCTCGGAAGTGCCGCGCTCAATCTAACGGGAGGCTCGATCACGGGCGTTGCAGGCGGGAACATCGACTTTTTTGGCGGTGGTTCTTCGCTCAATACGTTCGCTTCCCCGGTCACATCCACCATCAGCGGGGTGACGCTTTCGCCGCTGCGTCAGGGGAGCACGACCTTCACGGTGGCGGCGGGAAGCACGGTATCGGGGATCGATCTCGACATTTCCTCGGTGCTCAAGACCGCGGGCAGCGGTGACGCTGCTGCGGCCACATTGATCAAGGCTGGAGCAGGTGTGCTCGCGCTGAGTGCGACGAATACCTATGCGAAGCCGACCGTTGTAAATGCCGGCACGCTGCTGGTGAACGGGTCCACGGCAGCTGGCAGCGCTGTCACCGTCAACACCGGTGCGACTCTTGGCGGTTCCGGCAATGTGAAGGGTGCGACGTCGATCGCGGCCGGTGGTATCTTGTCGCCCGGCTTCAATTCCATCGCGAGCTTCTCGATCACCAATATGCTTTCTCTCGCGGGCACGACCCGCATGGAACTCGGGAAGACGGGAGTGACGCTTAGCAATGACAAGGTGCTGGGCCTTACCACGGTGACCTATGGCGGCACGCTCGAGGTGGTTTCGAATGGACCCGCCGCGCTGGCTGCGGGGGATTCCTTCCAGCTCTTCAGTGCGACCACGCGGAGCGGTTCCTTTGCCACCATCAATTTGCCGGTGCTGGCCTCCGGGTTGGTCTGGAATACCTCGGGTCTCGCCACGAGCGGCACGATCGTCGTTCGCGCACTTCCCTTGGCTGTCGATGATTCCGCGACCATCGCGGAAGACAACGTCGCGACCATCGCGGTGAAGGCGAATGATTCGGATGCCGATGGTGACAGCCTCACGATTGTCTCGGTGACGCAGGGCGCGCATGGGACTGCTGCCATCAGCGGGAACAATGTCACCTATACCCCGGCGGCGAACTGGTCTGGCACGGATGCCTTCACCTACACGATTTCCGACAGCCATGAGGGCAATGCGGTCGCCACCGTGACGGTCACGGTCACGCCGGTGAATGATGCGCCTGTGTTCACCGCCGATCCGATCACCGGTAGCGGAGCGACGGAGGGTGTCGCCTATACGGGTTCGCTTGCCGGACTTGCCACGGATGTCGATGGTTCCTCGCTGACCTATTCCAAGACTGCTGGCCCCGCTTGGCTCGCAGTCGCGGCGGATGGCACGCTCTCGGGAACGCCGGGCGCGGGCGATACCGGTTCGAATTCATTCACGGTGCGCGTCGAGGATGCCTCGCATGCCTATGATCTGGCGACGCTCCAGATCGAGGTGGTGGCTGCCGCTGTCGATCCCTATGGGCACTGGGCATCGGGATCGCTCACCGCTGGAGTCAATGATGGCAAGGAACAGGATCCGGATGGGGATGGCATGGCCAATCTCGGTGAATTCGCTTTCAACCTGAATCCGGTCTCCGGGGTGAACGAGGGCAAGATCGTTGCAAAACCCGCGGTCATCGGTGGCGGGCAATGCGTGGTGATCACCCTGCCGGTGCGGAATGGGGCGGAATTCCACGGGACTGTCGCCCAGGTCTCCGATCCGATGGACGGAGTGACCTATCAGATCGAAGGCAGCCCTGACTGCGGGACCTGGAACGTGAGCATCACTGAGCTTACCGGTCCGGCGGCGGATCCGTTCAAGGCGGGGATGCCAGTTCTGGACGGTGGCTGGAGTTATCGCTGCTTCCGCACGGCGGAGAATCTTCCGAAATGCTTCGTGCGGGCGAAGGTGACGGAGAGCCCGTAG
- a CDS encoding CHRD domain-containing protein, translating into MKTHLLFAPLLLATLIPLHAEILQIDLSPAGTSAAVGLSPANEVPAATGTGSGGEILSGITYDTDTNVLSVALGYGSFAGFTNLTGVATAAHIHGPASVTGTAPPIHDFITAGQHLLAPVPTNGGVIIGSATLSAANETNLLNGQLYINVHTASNANGEIRAQLVPSTGQPTVTCPEAAEIECASHDDTPVELVANVADSDGDALIVVWTIDGVAKPSINVPSGGATTSAEVSFEGELGLGEHTVSVAVTDGTSVSVSCETTITVVDTVAPVITKLKATPDSLWPPNGKMKTVNLDIKAKDACGDVTTRIVSVVSSDGGTADFEIVDENTVKLRAKRSGQSERVYTITVEAKDESGNTATKTVQVKVPHDRGHGSRD; encoded by the coding sequence ATGAAAACGCATCTATTATTCGCACCGCTGTTGCTGGCCACGCTGATCCCCTTGCACGCAGAGATCTTGCAGATCGATCTCTCTCCCGCCGGCACCAGTGCCGCGGTAGGCCTGAGCCCGGCCAATGAAGTTCCCGCGGCGACGGGTACTGGTAGTGGTGGAGAGATCCTTTCGGGCATTACTTACGATACCGACACGAACGTGCTGTCGGTGGCCCTCGGCTACGGATCCTTCGCGGGCTTCACCAATCTAACAGGTGTGGCGACGGCGGCGCACATCCATGGTCCTGCCTCGGTGACGGGTACCGCACCGCCAATCCACGACTTCATCACCGCGGGCCAGCATCTCCTGGCACCCGTGCCGACCAATGGTGGAGTGATCATTGGCTCGGCAACGCTGAGCGCGGCCAATGAAACCAATCTCCTCAACGGCCAGCTCTACATCAATGTCCACACCGCTTCCAACGCGAACGGCGAGATCCGTGCGCAGCTGGTGCCTTCGACCGGCCAGCCGACCGTGACCTGCCCTGAGGCAGCCGAGATCGAGTGTGCCTCGCATGACGACACGCCGGTAGAGCTTGTGGCGAATGTGGCAGATTCCGATGGCGATGCGCTGATCGTGGTGTGGACCATCGATGGCGTGGCGAAGCCTTCGATCAATGTCCCCTCCGGTGGAGCGACTACCAGTGCGGAGGTTTCCTTCGAAGGTGAACTTGGCTTGGGCGAGCACACGGTTTCGGTGGCTGTGACGGATGGGACGAGTGTCTCGGTCAGCTGTGAAACCACGATCACGGTGGTGGATACGGTTGCGCCGGTGATTACCAAACTCAAGGCGACTCCCGATTCGCTGTGGCCACCGAATGGCAAAATGAAGACCGTGAACCTCGATATCAAAGCGAAGGACGCTTGCGGTGATGTGACCACCCGGATCGTCTCGGTGGTTTCAAGCGACGGTGGCACCGCGGACTTCGAGATCGTGGACGAGAATACCGTGAAGCTCCGCGCCAAGCGCTCGGGGCAGAGCGAGCGGGTCTATACGATCACCGTGGAAGCCAAGGATGAATCCGGCAATACGGCCACGAAGACCGTCCAAGTCAAAGTCCCGCACGATCGGGGACACGGCAGCCGTGACTAA
- a CDS encoding outer membrane protein, with amino-acid sequence MKYNTLLAAAALFAIPSGLKAGEAVSTNTQSYQAPMTTTQHQGWYLGAGVDYMFDAEEPFYNGHVGYDFGNGSSLFLESGWIGEEEDASFLFPFSADVDIVPVTINYKYEWMFNDHFGVYAGLGLGAANVDVSAGLASGDDWSFMAQAFAGVVYNVTPNFEIYAGARYMWIDDVSLLGTSIDDLDDVGLGAGIRFNF; translated from the coding sequence ATGAAATACAACACGCTCCTCGCAGCGGCCGCACTCTTCGCAATCCCCTCGGGGCTCAAAGCGGGAGAAGCCGTTTCAACCAATACCCAGTCCTACCAAGCTCCGATGACCACGACCCAGCACCAAGGCTGGTATCTGGGTGCTGGCGTCGACTACATGTTCGATGCCGAGGAACCGTTCTACAACGGTCACGTTGGCTATGACTTTGGTAACGGCTCATCGCTGTTCCTCGAATCCGGCTGGATCGGAGAGGAAGAAGATGCCTCCTTTCTGTTTCCATTCTCTGCTGACGTGGACATCGTGCCAGTCACGATCAACTACAAGTACGAGTGGATGTTCAATGATCACTTCGGCGTCTACGCCGGCCTCGGCCTCGGTGCTGCAAACGTGGACGTGAGCGCTGGACTGGCGAGCGGAGACGACTGGTCCTTCATGGCCCAGGCCTTCGCTGGCGTCGTCTACAACGTCACACCGAACTTCGAGATCTATGCCGGTGCGCGCTACATGTGGATCGATGATGTCAGCCTCCTGGGCACGAGCATCGACGACCTCGACGACGTCGGCCTCGGCGCCGGTATCCGCTTCAATTTCTGA
- a CDS encoding NAD(P)/FAD-dependent oxidoreductase produces the protein MPGEDLRCDEPLVVRGGDLICNLTGAFANGSIWRLHFDVVGRRSCSGRGWRMDLVSSQPFWLLKNGLPALYPSLERDVRCDVAIIGAGITGALVAEKLSSAGHEVVVLDRRDVATGSTSASTAMLQYEIDVHLTDLAERHGEDLARMAYLACYESILLLEERVRRLGLDGCGMERRDSIYLASSRRDAKRLEAEAEARSRAGIEVELWQRADLIERLGIDRPCAIHSTRAAQVDPYRLAHGLLAEVVKRGGCVHDRTTVSAVEVSRGGVVLRTDRGPVVRAKRLVIAAGYEAGKFIDLRGCVDLNSSFALASEPLRPESRWWRGAMIWESARPYLYAREDADGRVLIGGEDVPFRAPAARDAMIPAKAAKLERRFRKLMPSLAWEPAFAWAGTFAETRDGLAYIGAHRDHPLCYFALGFGGNGIVFSLIAAEVIAADLAAKVHPWAGPFRFDR, from the coding sequence GTGCCGGGCGAGGATTTGCGCTGCGACGAGCCGTTAGTCGTCCGAGGAGGTGATTTGATCTGCAATCTGACCGGGGCGTTTGCAAATGGCAGCATTTGGCGTCTCCACTTCGACGTCGTTGGAAGAAGGAGTTGTTCAGGGCGAGGGTGGCGGATGGATTTGGTTTCATCACAGCCGTTCTGGCTTCTGAAAAATGGATTGCCGGCGCTGTATCCGTCATTGGAGCGAGACGTTCGCTGCGATGTGGCGATCATCGGTGCCGGGATCACAGGGGCGCTGGTGGCGGAGAAACTGTCCAGCGCGGGTCATGAGGTGGTGGTGCTTGATCGCCGCGACGTGGCGACCGGTAGCACCAGCGCGAGCACCGCCATGCTTCAGTATGAGATCGATGTCCACCTGACGGATCTCGCGGAGCGCCATGGGGAGGACCTAGCCCGGATGGCCTATCTCGCCTGCTACGAGAGTATTCTTCTGCTCGAAGAACGGGTCAGGCGGCTGGGGCTCGATGGCTGTGGCATGGAGCGAAGGGACAGCATCTATCTGGCCTCAAGCAGGCGCGATGCCAAGCGGCTGGAAGCGGAAGCGGAGGCGCGCAGCCGAGCGGGAATCGAGGTGGAACTCTGGCAGCGTGCGGATTTGATCGAGCGACTGGGCATCGACCGGCCGTGTGCGATTCATTCCACCCGCGCGGCCCAGGTCGATCCGTACCGGCTGGCCCACGGGCTTCTGGCGGAGGTGGTGAAGCGGGGCGGCTGCGTTCATGACCGGACAACGGTTAGCGCGGTTGAGGTGAGCCGTGGCGGCGTCGTCTTGCGCACGGATCGTGGTCCGGTCGTGCGTGCGAAGCGGTTGGTGATTGCGGCGGGGTACGAGGCTGGGAAGTTCATCGATCTGCGCGGCTGCGTCGATCTGAACAGCAGCTTTGCTCTCGCGAGTGAGCCGCTGCGGCCCGAGTCCCGATGGTGGCGGGGCGCGATGATCTGGGAGTCCGCGCGGCCTTATCTCTATGCCCGGGAGGATGCCGATGGCCGGGTCTTGATCGGCGGTGAGGATGTGCCATTTCGCGCGCCGGCGGCTCGCGATGCGATGATCCCCGCGAAGGCTGCAAAGCTGGAACGTCGCTTTCGCAAGCTGATGCCTTCCCTGGCGTGGGAACCTGCGTTTGCGTGGGCGGGCACCTTTGCGGAGACCCGCGACGGGCTGGCATACATCGGTGCGCATCGCGATCACCCGCTCTGCTATTTCGCGCTGGGCTTTGGGGGAAACGGCATCGTGTTTTCGCTCATCGCCGCGGAAGTCATCGCTGCCGATCTCGCGGCAAAAGTGCATCCGTGGGCGGGGCCGTTCCGCTTCGATCGCTGA
- a CDS encoding DUF6766 family protein yields the protein MKRLFHENGLSIVLLLAFLIFWAAQSVTGFHVYQKEQHQHGQPAEDYTGYLTGAHFWQATGENWESEFLQMGAYVVLTTYFFQRGSAESHNPDDAEKLKRERKAKETSWLYSHSLSLALFVLFALSFVIHATGGWREFNDERFLHGEPPATLGEFLTDAEFWFQSFQNWQSEFLAVLAIVVLSIFLRQNGSPESKDVDASHWENGD from the coding sequence ATGAAGCGCCTCTTCCACGAGAATGGCCTCAGCATCGTGCTGCTGCTCGCCTTCCTGATCTTCTGGGCCGCCCAATCAGTGACCGGTTTCCACGTGTATCAGAAAGAACAGCACCAGCACGGACAGCCCGCTGAAGACTACACCGGCTACCTCACCGGCGCACACTTCTGGCAAGCCACTGGCGAGAATTGGGAAAGCGAGTTCCTGCAAATGGGCGCCTATGTCGTTCTCACCACCTATTTCTTCCAACGCGGATCGGCCGAGTCGCACAATCCGGACGACGCGGAAAAACTGAAGCGGGAGCGAAAGGCCAAGGAGACCAGCTGGCTCTACAGCCACTCGTTGTCCCTTGCCCTCTTCGTCCTGTTCGCGCTGTCGTTCGTCATCCACGCCACCGGCGGCTGGCGGGAATTCAATGACGAGCGCTTCTTGCACGGCGAGCCGCCCGCCACCCTCGGGGAATTCCTCACCGACGCGGAGTTCTGGTTTCAGTCCTTCCAGAACTGGCAAAGCGAGTTCCTCGCCGTCCTTGCCATCGTCGTGCTCAGCATTTTCCTCCGTCAGAATGGCTCACCCGAGAGCAAGGACGTGGACGCGTCCCACTGGGAAAATGGCGACTGA